In one Balaenoptera acutorostrata chromosome 5, mBalAcu1.1, whole genome shotgun sequence genomic region, the following are encoded:
- the PCDH7 gene encoding protocadherin-7 isoform X4: protein MLRMRTMGWARAWCLGCCLLLPLSLSLAAAKQLLRYRLAEEGPADVRIGNVASDLGIVTGSGEVTFSLESGSEYLKIDNLTGELSTSERRIDREKLPQCQMIFDENECFLDFEVSVIGPSQSWVDLFEGRVIVLDINDNTPTFPSPVLTLTVEENRPVGTLYLLPTATDRDFGRNGIERYELLQEPGGGGGGGGGGEGRRAGPADSAPYPGGGGNGASGGGPGGSKRRLDAPEGGGGTSTGGRSSVFELQVADTPDGEKQPQLIVKGALDREQRDSYELTLRVRDGGDPPRSSQAILRVLITDVNDNSPRFEKSVYEADLAENSAPGTPILQLRAADLDVGVNGQIEYVFGAATESVRRLLRLDETSGWLSVLHRIDREEVNQLRFTVMARDRGQPPKTDKATVVLNIKDENDNVPSIEIRKIGRIPLKDGVANVAEDVLVDTPIALVQVSDRDQGENGVVTCTVVGDVPFQLKPASDTEGDQNKKKYFLHTSAPLDYETTREFNVVIVAVDSGSPSLSSNNSLIVKVGDTNDNPPVFGQSVVEVYFPENNIPGERVATVLATDADSGKNAEIAYSLDSSVMGIFAIDPDSGDILVNTVLDREQTDRYEFKVNAKDKGIPVLQGSTTVIVQVADKNDNDPKFMQDVFTFYVKENLQPNSPVGMVTVMDADKGRNAEMSLYIEENSNIFSIENDTGTIYSTMSFDREHQTTYTFRVKAVDGGDPPRSATATVSLFVMDENDNAPTVTLPRNVSYTLLPPSSNVRTVVATVLARDSDDGINADLNYSIVGGNPFKLFEIDSTSGVVSLVGKLTQKHYGLHRLVVQVNDSGQPSQSTTTLVHVFVNESVSNATVIDSQIARSLHTPLTQDIAGDPSYEISKQRLSIVIGVVAGIMTVILIILIVVMARYCRSKNKNGYEAGKKDHEDFFTPQQHDKSKKPKKDKRNKKSKQPLYSSIVTVEASKPNGQRYDSVNEKLSDSPSMGRYRSVNGGPGSPDLARHYKSSSPLPTVQLHPQSPTAGKKHQAVQDLPPANTFVGAGDNISIGSDHCSEYSCQTNNKYSKQPFRRVTFSVVSQPQDPHQGSLQSCYDSGLEESETPSSKSSSGPRLGALPLPEDNYERTTPDGSVGVAAITTFPFLPFPHGKTHGRRELLRPLH from the coding sequence aTGCTGAGGATGCGGACCATGGGATGGGCGCGCGCCTGGTGCCTGGGCTGCTGTCTCCTCTTGCCGCTCTCGCTAAGCCTGGCGGCCGCCAAGCAACTCCTCCGGTACCGACTGGCCGAGGAGGGCCCAGCAGACGTCCGCATCGGCAACGTCGCCTCGGACTTGGGCATCGTGACCGGCTCCGGTGAGGTGACTTTCAGCCTCGAGTCGGGCTCCGAGTACCTGAAGATCGACAACCTCACCGGCGAGCTGAGTACCAGCGAGCGGCGCATCGACCGCGAGAAGCTACCCCAGTGTCAGATGATCTTCGACGAAAACGAGTGCTTCCTGGACTTCGAGGTGTCGGTGATCGGGCCCTCGCAGAGCTGGGTGGACCTGTTCGAGGGTCGGGTCATCGTGCTCGACATCAACGACAACACGCCCACCTTCCCGTCGCCCGTGCTCACGCTCACGGTGGAGGAGAACCGGCCAGTGGGCACTCTCTACCTGCTGCCCACTGCCACCGACCGTGATTTCGGCCGCAACGGCATCGAACGCTACGAGCTGCTCCAGGAgcccgggggcggcggcggcggcggcggcggcggcgagggcCGGCGCGCTGGGCCTGCAGACAGCGCCCCCTACCCCGGGGGCGGCGGGAACGGCGCGAGCGGCGGCGGCCCGGGTGGTTCCAAGAGGCGGCTGGACGCGCCAGAGGGCGGCGGCGGGACCAGCACCGGCGGCCGCAGCAGCGTGTTCGAACTGCAGGTGGCCGACACCCCGGATGGCGAAAAGCAGCCGCAGCTGATCGTGAAGGGGGCGCTGGACCGCGAACAGCGAGACTCCTACGAGTTGACCCTGCGTGTGCGCGACGGTGGCGACCCGCCTCGCTCCTCCCAAGCCATCCTGCGGGTACTCATCACAGACGTGAACGACAACAGTCCCCGCTTCGAGAAGAGCGTGTACGAGGCTGACCTGGCGGAGAACAGCGCCCCGGGGACTCCCATCCTGCAGCTGCGTGCCGCCGACCTGGACGTGGGGGTCAACGGGCAGATCGAGTACGTGTTCGGGGCGGCTACCGAGTCCGTGCGGCGCCTGCTGCGCCTCGACGAGACGTCCGGCTGGCTCAGTGTCCTGCACCGTATCGACCGCGAGGAAGTGAACCAGCTGCGCTTCACCGTCATGGCCCGCGATCGCGGGCAGCCCCCCAAGACCGACAAGGCCACGGTGGTCCTTAATATCAAGGACGAGAACGACAATGTGCCGTCCATTGAAATCCGCAAGATCGGGCGTATCCCACTAAAGGACGGGGTGGCCAACGTGGCCGAGGACGTTCTGGTCGACACCCCCATCGCCCTGGTACAGGTGTCTGACCGGGACCAAGGCGAGAACGGAGTGGTCACCTGCACCGTGGTGGGCGATGTGCCCTTCCAGCTCAAGCCGGCCAGTGACACAGAGGGCGACCAGAACAAGAAGAAGTACTTCCTGCACACCTCGGCCCCTTTGGACTATGAGACCACCCGGGAGTTCAACGTGGTCATAGTGGCGGTGGACTCGGGCAGTCCCAGCCTCTCCAGCAACAACTCCCTGATTGTCAAGGTGGGAGACACCAACGACAACCCGCCCGTCTTCGGCCAGTCGGTGGTGGAGGTATACTTTCCCGAGAACAACATCCCCGGCGAGAGGGTAGCCACGGTGCTGGCGACAGACGCAGACAGCGGGAAAAACGCTGAAATCGCCTACTCGCTGGACTCTTCCGTGATGGGGATCTTTGCCATCGACCCCGATTCTGGGGACATCCTCGTCAATACGGTGCTGGACCGCGAGCAGACTGACAGGTATGAGTTTAAAGTTAACGCCAAAGACAAAGGCATCCCGGTGCTACAGGGCAGCACCACAGTGATTGTGCAGGTGGCTGACAAGAATGACAATGACCCTAAGTTTATGCAGGACGTCTTTACGttttatgtgaaagaaaatttgcAGCCCAACAGTCCCGTGGGAATGGTCACAGTGATGGATGCTGACAAGGGGCGCAATGCGGAGATGAGTCTGTACATAGAGGAGAACAGTAAcattttttccattgaaaatgacaCGGGGACCATTTACTCCACAATGTCTTTTGATCGGGAACATCAGACCACATACACATTCAGAGTCAAGGCTGTGGATGGGGGAGATCCTCCCAGATCCGCAACAGCCACAGTCTCTCTCTTTGTGATGGATGAGAATGACAATGCCCCCACAGTTACCCTTCCCAGAAATGTTTCCTACACTTTACTGCCACCTTCAAGTAATGTCAGGACAGTAGTAGCTACGGTGTTGGCAAGAGACAGCGATGATGGCATCAATGCAGACCTTAACTACAGCATTGTGGGAGGGAATCCCTTCAAGCTGTTTGAGATTGATTCCACCAGTGGTGTGGTTTCCTTAGTGGGGAAACTCACCCAAAAGCATTATGGCTTGCACAGATTGGTGGTGCAAGTGAATGATAGTGGGCAGCCTTCCCAGTCTACCACGACTCTGGTGCATGTGTTTGTCAATGAAAGTGTTTCTAATGCAACTGTGATTGACTCCCAGATAGCCAGAAGTTTGCACACCCCACTCACCCAGGATATAGCCGGTGACCCAAGCTATGAAATAAGCAAACAGAGACTCAGTATTGTCATTGGGGTGGTTGCTGGAATTATGACGGTGATTCTAATCATCTTAATTGTAGTGATGGCAAGATATTGCCggtccaaaaataaaaatggctatGAAGCCGgcaaaaaagatcatgaagactTTTTTACACCCCAACAGCATGACAAATCTAAAAAGCCTAAGAAggacaagagaaacaaaaaatctAAGCAACCTCTCTACAGCAGCATTGTCACTGTAGAAGCTTCTAAACCAAATGGACAGAGGTATGATAGTGTCAATGAGAAGCTGTCAGACAGCCCAAGCATGGGCCGATACCGATCAGTTAACGGTGGGCCTGGCAGTCCTGACCTGGCCAGGCATTACAAATCTAGTTCCCCATTGCCTACTGTCCAACTTCACCCCCAATCACCAACTGCAGGAAAAAAACACCAGGCCGTACAAGATCTACCACCAGCTAACACATTTGTGGGAGCAGGAGACAACATTTCAATTGGATCAGATCACTGCTCTGAGTACAGCTgtcagaccaataacaagtacaGCAAACAG
- the PCDH7 gene encoding protocadherin-7 isoform X7 has product MLRMRTMGWARAWCLGCCLLLPLSLSLAAAKQLLRYRLAEEGPADVRIGNVASDLGIVTGSGEVTFSLESGSEYLKIDNLTGELSTSERRIDREKLPQCQMIFDENECFLDFEVSVIGPSQSWVDLFEGRVIVLDINDNTPTFPSPVLTLTVEENRPVGTLYLLPTATDRDFGRNGIERYELLQEPGGGGGGGGGGEGRRAGPADSAPYPGGGGNGASGGGPGGSKRRLDAPEGGGGTSTGGRSSVFELQVADTPDGEKQPQLIVKGALDREQRDSYELTLRVRDGGDPPRSSQAILRVLITDVNDNSPRFEKSVYEADLAENSAPGTPILQLRAADLDVGVNGQIEYVFGAATESVRRLLRLDETSGWLSVLHRIDREEVNQLRFTVMARDRGQPPKTDKATVVLNIKDENDNVPSIEIRKIGRIPLKDGVANVAEDVLVDTPIALVQVSDRDQGENGVVTCTVVGDVPFQLKPASDTEGDQNKKKYFLHTSAPLDYETTREFNVVIVAVDSGSPSLSSNNSLIVKVGDTNDNPPVFGQSVVEVYFPENNIPGERVATVLATDADSGKNAEIAYSLDSSVMGIFAIDPDSGDILVNTVLDREQTDRYEFKVNAKDKGIPVLQGSTTVIVQVADKNDNDPKFMQDVFTFYVKENLQPNSPVGMVTVMDADKGRNAEMSLYIEENSNIFSIENDTGTIYSTMSFDREHQTTYTFRVKAVDGGDPPRSATATVSLFVMDENDNAPTVTLPRNVSYTLLPPSSNVRTVVATVLARDSDDGINADLNYSIVGGNPFKLFEIDSTSGVVSLVGKLTQKHYGLHRLVVQVNDSGQPSQSTTTLVHVFVNESVSNATVIDSQIARSLHTPLTQDIAGDPSYEISKQRLSIVIGVVAGIMTVILIILIVVMARYCRSKNKNGYEAGKKDHEDFFTPQQHDKSKKPKKDKRNKKSKQPLYSSIVTVEASKPNGQRYDSVNEKLSDSPSMGRYRSVNGGPGSPDLARHYKSSSPLPTVQLHPQSPTAGKKHQAVQDLPPANTFVGAGDNISIGSDHCSEYSCQTNNKYSKQPFRMCRDHY; this is encoded by the coding sequence aTGCTGAGGATGCGGACCATGGGATGGGCGCGCGCCTGGTGCCTGGGCTGCTGTCTCCTCTTGCCGCTCTCGCTAAGCCTGGCGGCCGCCAAGCAACTCCTCCGGTACCGACTGGCCGAGGAGGGCCCAGCAGACGTCCGCATCGGCAACGTCGCCTCGGACTTGGGCATCGTGACCGGCTCCGGTGAGGTGACTTTCAGCCTCGAGTCGGGCTCCGAGTACCTGAAGATCGACAACCTCACCGGCGAGCTGAGTACCAGCGAGCGGCGCATCGACCGCGAGAAGCTACCCCAGTGTCAGATGATCTTCGACGAAAACGAGTGCTTCCTGGACTTCGAGGTGTCGGTGATCGGGCCCTCGCAGAGCTGGGTGGACCTGTTCGAGGGTCGGGTCATCGTGCTCGACATCAACGACAACACGCCCACCTTCCCGTCGCCCGTGCTCACGCTCACGGTGGAGGAGAACCGGCCAGTGGGCACTCTCTACCTGCTGCCCACTGCCACCGACCGTGATTTCGGCCGCAACGGCATCGAACGCTACGAGCTGCTCCAGGAgcccgggggcggcggcggcggcggcggcggcggcgagggcCGGCGCGCTGGGCCTGCAGACAGCGCCCCCTACCCCGGGGGCGGCGGGAACGGCGCGAGCGGCGGCGGCCCGGGTGGTTCCAAGAGGCGGCTGGACGCGCCAGAGGGCGGCGGCGGGACCAGCACCGGCGGCCGCAGCAGCGTGTTCGAACTGCAGGTGGCCGACACCCCGGATGGCGAAAAGCAGCCGCAGCTGATCGTGAAGGGGGCGCTGGACCGCGAACAGCGAGACTCCTACGAGTTGACCCTGCGTGTGCGCGACGGTGGCGACCCGCCTCGCTCCTCCCAAGCCATCCTGCGGGTACTCATCACAGACGTGAACGACAACAGTCCCCGCTTCGAGAAGAGCGTGTACGAGGCTGACCTGGCGGAGAACAGCGCCCCGGGGACTCCCATCCTGCAGCTGCGTGCCGCCGACCTGGACGTGGGGGTCAACGGGCAGATCGAGTACGTGTTCGGGGCGGCTACCGAGTCCGTGCGGCGCCTGCTGCGCCTCGACGAGACGTCCGGCTGGCTCAGTGTCCTGCACCGTATCGACCGCGAGGAAGTGAACCAGCTGCGCTTCACCGTCATGGCCCGCGATCGCGGGCAGCCCCCCAAGACCGACAAGGCCACGGTGGTCCTTAATATCAAGGACGAGAACGACAATGTGCCGTCCATTGAAATCCGCAAGATCGGGCGTATCCCACTAAAGGACGGGGTGGCCAACGTGGCCGAGGACGTTCTGGTCGACACCCCCATCGCCCTGGTACAGGTGTCTGACCGGGACCAAGGCGAGAACGGAGTGGTCACCTGCACCGTGGTGGGCGATGTGCCCTTCCAGCTCAAGCCGGCCAGTGACACAGAGGGCGACCAGAACAAGAAGAAGTACTTCCTGCACACCTCGGCCCCTTTGGACTATGAGACCACCCGGGAGTTCAACGTGGTCATAGTGGCGGTGGACTCGGGCAGTCCCAGCCTCTCCAGCAACAACTCCCTGATTGTCAAGGTGGGAGACACCAACGACAACCCGCCCGTCTTCGGCCAGTCGGTGGTGGAGGTATACTTTCCCGAGAACAACATCCCCGGCGAGAGGGTAGCCACGGTGCTGGCGACAGACGCAGACAGCGGGAAAAACGCTGAAATCGCCTACTCGCTGGACTCTTCCGTGATGGGGATCTTTGCCATCGACCCCGATTCTGGGGACATCCTCGTCAATACGGTGCTGGACCGCGAGCAGACTGACAGGTATGAGTTTAAAGTTAACGCCAAAGACAAAGGCATCCCGGTGCTACAGGGCAGCACCACAGTGATTGTGCAGGTGGCTGACAAGAATGACAATGACCCTAAGTTTATGCAGGACGTCTTTACGttttatgtgaaagaaaatttgcAGCCCAACAGTCCCGTGGGAATGGTCACAGTGATGGATGCTGACAAGGGGCGCAATGCGGAGATGAGTCTGTACATAGAGGAGAACAGTAAcattttttccattgaaaatgacaCGGGGACCATTTACTCCACAATGTCTTTTGATCGGGAACATCAGACCACATACACATTCAGAGTCAAGGCTGTGGATGGGGGAGATCCTCCCAGATCCGCAACAGCCACAGTCTCTCTCTTTGTGATGGATGAGAATGACAATGCCCCCACAGTTACCCTTCCCAGAAATGTTTCCTACACTTTACTGCCACCTTCAAGTAATGTCAGGACAGTAGTAGCTACGGTGTTGGCAAGAGACAGCGATGATGGCATCAATGCAGACCTTAACTACAGCATTGTGGGAGGGAATCCCTTCAAGCTGTTTGAGATTGATTCCACCAGTGGTGTGGTTTCCTTAGTGGGGAAACTCACCCAAAAGCATTATGGCTTGCACAGATTGGTGGTGCAAGTGAATGATAGTGGGCAGCCTTCCCAGTCTACCACGACTCTGGTGCATGTGTTTGTCAATGAAAGTGTTTCTAATGCAACTGTGATTGACTCCCAGATAGCCAGAAGTTTGCACACCCCACTCACCCAGGATATAGCCGGTGACCCAAGCTATGAAATAAGCAAACAGAGACTCAGTATTGTCATTGGGGTGGTTGCTGGAATTATGACGGTGATTCTAATCATCTTAATTGTAGTGATGGCAAGATATTGCCggtccaaaaataaaaatggctatGAAGCCGgcaaaaaagatcatgaagactTTTTTACACCCCAACAGCATGACAAATCTAAAAAGCCTAAGAAggacaagagaaacaaaaaatctAAGCAACCTCTCTACAGCAGCATTGTCACTGTAGAAGCTTCTAAACCAAATGGACAGAGGTATGATAGTGTCAATGAGAAGCTGTCAGACAGCCCAAGCATGGGCCGATACCGATCAGTTAACGGTGGGCCTGGCAGTCCTGACCTGGCCAGGCATTACAAATCTAGTTCCCCATTGCCTACTGTCCAACTTCACCCCCAATCACCAACTGCAGGAAAAAAACACCAGGCCGTACAAGATCTACCACCAGCTAACACATTTGTGGGAGCAGGAGACAACATTTCAATTGGATCAGATCACTGCTCTGAGTACAGCTgtcagaccaataacaagtacaGCAAACAG
- the PCDH7 gene encoding protocadherin-7 isoform X8 produces the protein MLRMRTMGWARAWCLGCCLLLPLSLSLAAAKQLLRYRLAEEGPADVRIGNVASDLGIVTGSGEVTFSLESGSEYLKIDNLTGELSTSERRIDREKLPQCQMIFDENECFLDFEVSVIGPSQSWVDLFEGRVIVLDINDNTPTFPSPVLTLTVEENRPVGTLYLLPTATDRDFGRNGIERYELLQEPGGGGGGGGGGEGRRAGPADSAPYPGGGGNGASGGGPGGSKRRLDAPEGGGGTSTGGRSSVFELQVADTPDGEKQPQLIVKGALDREQRDSYELTLRVRDGGDPPRSSQAILRVLITDVNDNSPRFEKSVYEADLAENSAPGTPILQLRAADLDVGVNGQIEYVFGAATESVRRLLRLDETSGWLSVLHRIDREEVNQLRFTVMARDRGQPPKTDKATVVLNIKDENDNVPSIEIRKIGRIPLKDGVANVAEDVLVDTPIALVQVSDRDQGENGVVTCTVVGDVPFQLKPASDTEGDQNKKKYFLHTSAPLDYETTREFNVVIVAVDSGSPSLSSNNSLIVKVGDTNDNPPVFGQSVVEVYFPENNIPGERVATVLATDADSGKNAEIAYSLDSSVMGIFAIDPDSGDILVNTVLDREQTDRYEFKVNAKDKGIPVLQGSTTVIVQVADKNDNDPKFMQDVFTFYVKENLQPNSPVGMVTVMDADKGRNAEMSLYIEENSNIFSIENDTGTIYSTMSFDREHQTTYTFRVKAVDGGDPPRSATATVSLFVMDENDNAPTVTLPRNVSYTLLPPSSNVRTVVATVLARDSDDGINADLNYSIVGGNPFKLFEIDSTSGVVSLVGKLTQKHYGLHRLVVQVNDSGQPSQSTTTLVHVFVNESVSNATVIDSQIARSLHTPLTQDIAGDPSYEISKQRLSIVIGVVAGIMTVILIILIVVMARYCRSKNKNGYEAGKKDHEDFFTPQQHDKSKKPKKDKRNKKSKQPLYSSIVTVEASKPNGQRYDSVNEKLSDSPSMGRYRSVNGGPGSPDLARHYKSSSPLPTVQLHPQSPTAGKKHQAVQDLPPANTFVGAGDNISIGSDHCSEYSCQTNNKYSKQIQDLFQM, from the coding sequence aTGCTGAGGATGCGGACCATGGGATGGGCGCGCGCCTGGTGCCTGGGCTGCTGTCTCCTCTTGCCGCTCTCGCTAAGCCTGGCGGCCGCCAAGCAACTCCTCCGGTACCGACTGGCCGAGGAGGGCCCAGCAGACGTCCGCATCGGCAACGTCGCCTCGGACTTGGGCATCGTGACCGGCTCCGGTGAGGTGACTTTCAGCCTCGAGTCGGGCTCCGAGTACCTGAAGATCGACAACCTCACCGGCGAGCTGAGTACCAGCGAGCGGCGCATCGACCGCGAGAAGCTACCCCAGTGTCAGATGATCTTCGACGAAAACGAGTGCTTCCTGGACTTCGAGGTGTCGGTGATCGGGCCCTCGCAGAGCTGGGTGGACCTGTTCGAGGGTCGGGTCATCGTGCTCGACATCAACGACAACACGCCCACCTTCCCGTCGCCCGTGCTCACGCTCACGGTGGAGGAGAACCGGCCAGTGGGCACTCTCTACCTGCTGCCCACTGCCACCGACCGTGATTTCGGCCGCAACGGCATCGAACGCTACGAGCTGCTCCAGGAgcccgggggcggcggcggcggcggcggcggcggcgagggcCGGCGCGCTGGGCCTGCAGACAGCGCCCCCTACCCCGGGGGCGGCGGGAACGGCGCGAGCGGCGGCGGCCCGGGTGGTTCCAAGAGGCGGCTGGACGCGCCAGAGGGCGGCGGCGGGACCAGCACCGGCGGCCGCAGCAGCGTGTTCGAACTGCAGGTGGCCGACACCCCGGATGGCGAAAAGCAGCCGCAGCTGATCGTGAAGGGGGCGCTGGACCGCGAACAGCGAGACTCCTACGAGTTGACCCTGCGTGTGCGCGACGGTGGCGACCCGCCTCGCTCCTCCCAAGCCATCCTGCGGGTACTCATCACAGACGTGAACGACAACAGTCCCCGCTTCGAGAAGAGCGTGTACGAGGCTGACCTGGCGGAGAACAGCGCCCCGGGGACTCCCATCCTGCAGCTGCGTGCCGCCGACCTGGACGTGGGGGTCAACGGGCAGATCGAGTACGTGTTCGGGGCGGCTACCGAGTCCGTGCGGCGCCTGCTGCGCCTCGACGAGACGTCCGGCTGGCTCAGTGTCCTGCACCGTATCGACCGCGAGGAAGTGAACCAGCTGCGCTTCACCGTCATGGCCCGCGATCGCGGGCAGCCCCCCAAGACCGACAAGGCCACGGTGGTCCTTAATATCAAGGACGAGAACGACAATGTGCCGTCCATTGAAATCCGCAAGATCGGGCGTATCCCACTAAAGGACGGGGTGGCCAACGTGGCCGAGGACGTTCTGGTCGACACCCCCATCGCCCTGGTACAGGTGTCTGACCGGGACCAAGGCGAGAACGGAGTGGTCACCTGCACCGTGGTGGGCGATGTGCCCTTCCAGCTCAAGCCGGCCAGTGACACAGAGGGCGACCAGAACAAGAAGAAGTACTTCCTGCACACCTCGGCCCCTTTGGACTATGAGACCACCCGGGAGTTCAACGTGGTCATAGTGGCGGTGGACTCGGGCAGTCCCAGCCTCTCCAGCAACAACTCCCTGATTGTCAAGGTGGGAGACACCAACGACAACCCGCCCGTCTTCGGCCAGTCGGTGGTGGAGGTATACTTTCCCGAGAACAACATCCCCGGCGAGAGGGTAGCCACGGTGCTGGCGACAGACGCAGACAGCGGGAAAAACGCTGAAATCGCCTACTCGCTGGACTCTTCCGTGATGGGGATCTTTGCCATCGACCCCGATTCTGGGGACATCCTCGTCAATACGGTGCTGGACCGCGAGCAGACTGACAGGTATGAGTTTAAAGTTAACGCCAAAGACAAAGGCATCCCGGTGCTACAGGGCAGCACCACAGTGATTGTGCAGGTGGCTGACAAGAATGACAATGACCCTAAGTTTATGCAGGACGTCTTTACGttttatgtgaaagaaaatttgcAGCCCAACAGTCCCGTGGGAATGGTCACAGTGATGGATGCTGACAAGGGGCGCAATGCGGAGATGAGTCTGTACATAGAGGAGAACAGTAAcattttttccattgaaaatgacaCGGGGACCATTTACTCCACAATGTCTTTTGATCGGGAACATCAGACCACATACACATTCAGAGTCAAGGCTGTGGATGGGGGAGATCCTCCCAGATCCGCAACAGCCACAGTCTCTCTCTTTGTGATGGATGAGAATGACAATGCCCCCACAGTTACCCTTCCCAGAAATGTTTCCTACACTTTACTGCCACCTTCAAGTAATGTCAGGACAGTAGTAGCTACGGTGTTGGCAAGAGACAGCGATGATGGCATCAATGCAGACCTTAACTACAGCATTGTGGGAGGGAATCCCTTCAAGCTGTTTGAGATTGATTCCACCAGTGGTGTGGTTTCCTTAGTGGGGAAACTCACCCAAAAGCATTATGGCTTGCACAGATTGGTGGTGCAAGTGAATGATAGTGGGCAGCCTTCCCAGTCTACCACGACTCTGGTGCATGTGTTTGTCAATGAAAGTGTTTCTAATGCAACTGTGATTGACTCCCAGATAGCCAGAAGTTTGCACACCCCACTCACCCAGGATATAGCCGGTGACCCAAGCTATGAAATAAGCAAACAGAGACTCAGTATTGTCATTGGGGTGGTTGCTGGAATTATGACGGTGATTCTAATCATCTTAATTGTAGTGATGGCAAGATATTGCCggtccaaaaataaaaatggctatGAAGCCGgcaaaaaagatcatgaagactTTTTTACACCCCAACAGCATGACAAATCTAAAAAGCCTAAGAAggacaagagaaacaaaaaatctAAGCAACCTCTCTACAGCAGCATTGTCACTGTAGAAGCTTCTAAACCAAATGGACAGAGGTATGATAGTGTCAATGAGAAGCTGTCAGACAGCCCAAGCATGGGCCGATACCGATCAGTTAACGGTGGGCCTGGCAGTCCTGACCTGGCCAGGCATTACAAATCTAGTTCCCCATTGCCTACTGTCCAACTTCACCCCCAATCACCAACTGCAGGAAAAAAACACCAGGCCGTACAAGATCTACCACCAGCTAACACATTTGTGGGAGCAGGAGACAACATTTCAATTGGATCAGATCACTGCTCTGAGTACAGCTgtcagaccaataacaagtacaGCAAACAG